The following DNA comes from Microbacterium terregens.
GCACACGGGGTCGTCCGCAATCGTCTCTCCCGCATCCGCACGCGACTGCGGACCGTTGCCAAGGAGAGCACATGAACACCGATCAGCGTCCCGGCGCTTCCGCACCGCTGCCTGAGCTTCCTCCGCTGAGCGAGGATCGCATCGACGAGATGGAGGACTCGCTGTTCGCCGAGATCTCACGCGACCGATCCGTGCGCCGTGCTCGCCGCAGCCGGGGATGGCTCATCGGCGGGGCCGCCGGCGCGGTCATCGTCGTCGCCGCGGTGATCGCACCGACCGTCGGCACGCTCGTGGGCGGTACCTCGACGTATCAGTCCGCGGACGCTCCGGCCCCCGACTTCCTCCCCGCCCAGGGCGCGGTGGGCACCGAGTCGAGCGACACGGCGGACACCCGGAGTATGACCGACCTCGACTCGACGAAGCGGGCCGGGACGGACGGCGCAGCGAGCGATCGCGACATCATCACGACCGCATCCGCGACGGTCGAGGTGACGGACATTTCCGCCGCCGCGGCCATGATCACGGATGCCGCGGAGTCGCGCGACGGGTACGTCGAGTCGATGAGCATCGGCCGGTCCGGTCAGGTCGTTCCGGTCGACCCGGGTTCGGGCGTCGTCTACGACTCGACAATGCCGTACCCGTATCCGTCTGACAGCGCGTGGGTCACCGTCCGTGTTCCCGCCGAGGGACTTCAGTCGCTGATCGATCAGCTGTCGGGGCTCGGCGAGGTCACGGCCTCGACGGTGAACCGGCAGGACGTGACCGAGGTCACCCTGGATCTGCAGGCGCGCGTAGATGCGGCCCAGGCGTCCGTCGATCGCCTCACGCAGCTGATGGCGCAGGCGGGGAGTGTCGCCGATCTGATCGCGGCGGAGTCCGCGCTGGCCGAGCGGCAGGCGACCCTCGAGTCCTACCAGCAGCAGCTGAAGTACTACGACGAGCAGGTCGCTCTCTCGACCCTGACCGTCACACTGACCGAACCCGCTGAGACCGTCGAGGCAAATCCTGCGGGATTCGGCGACGGACTCGTCGCGGGCTGGAACGGGCTGGTCGCCACGCTCAACGGCATCGTCCTCGCCCTCGGATTCTTGATCCCCTGGCTCGGGGTCCTCGCGGTCGCCGGCCTTCTCGCGTGGGCGATCGTGGCGCTGGTTCGCCGTCGCCGTCGAAGCCGCCGGAGCGACCGGACGCAGACCCTTCCGACGTCGACGGAAACGACAGAGCCCGCTCCGAGGCACAACGCTTCGGAGTGATCCGCCGCCCCTTCCGCGGTGTCCGCACGCTCCTACACTGAGGCCATGGCGGCATCGGCCCTCGGGCAGCACCCCCTTCTGCACGATCCCATCGTCACGGCGACCCCCAATCCGGCGCTCGACGTCAGCACGTCGGTCGACCGCGTGGT
Coding sequences within:
- a CDS encoding DUF4349 domain-containing protein, whose protein sequence is MNTDQRPGASAPLPELPPLSEDRIDEMEDSLFAEISRDRSVRRARRSRGWLIGGAAGAVIVVAAVIAPTVGTLVGGTSTYQSADAPAPDFLPAQGAVGTESSDTADTRSMTDLDSTKRAGTDGAASDRDIITTASATVEVTDISAAAAMITDAAESRDGYVESMSIGRSGQVVPVDPGSGVVYDSTMPYPYPSDSAWVTVRVPAEGLQSLIDQLSGLGEVTASTVNRQDVTEVTLDLQARVDAAQASVDRLTQLMAQAGSVADLIAAESALAERQATLESYQQQLKYYDEQVALSTLTVTLTEPAETVEANPAGFGDGLVAGWNGLVATLNGIVLALGFLIPWLGVLAVAGLLAWAIVALVRRRRRSRRSDRTQTLPTSTETTEPAPRHNASE